In Oncorhynchus kisutch isolate 150728-3 linkage group LG11, Okis_V2, whole genome shotgun sequence, the genomic stretch ATGCTCAGTGTCATCAACCAGGGTCCCACCCGCTTCCACAGGGTGGCCGTGGAGGTCCACTGCAGGCTCAAGGCCAAGGAGGGCGTGTCAGCTGAGCCCACCTCAGGGCACTTCTGCGGGGGTTTCAGAGCCCAACATGTGTCCACAGAGAGGGCCTGTGTCCGCAAGGACTCCAGGTGGGTGTCAGACATCAACAGTACCACACAATGTTGTTGAGGATGTTGGAAGGGATAATAACTCTAGAAACATTTCCATGTCATGGTGGACAGCCCAGACTGATTGTCCTCTATTGTACTTGTTCCTATTGTCTCATTCTCCCACATTTAATTACATTCTAACCTATTTCCCAATAAGCTAGAAGCAATCAGCTGGGTCTGTGATGATAAAGCCTGCCTTTAATCATTATTTGTTCTCATTGAATGCCGGTGTCTGGTATAGGCTACATGCACATAAAAAAATAACTATGCCGGGATTCAATctgatctcaaatcaaatcacattttatttgtcacatgcaccgaatacaacaagccttaccgtgaaacgcttacttacaagcccttaaccagcagtTCAAGAAAATATttcctaaataaactaaagtaaaaaagaaaatacaggttagtcgaggtaatttgtacatgtaggtaggggtatctTATTTAGGCCAATAATGCACGTTTTAAAGTCAATGTGACCATGTTCACAGAGACCACATTCACAGGAAGAGGTGCATATGTCGGTTTAAttgtaaatgaccttttaaacgGCGCATTGTCCAAATCTGTGTTCTGATTGATTCTCGGCCCAAGTGTTCTCTGGAAAACTGCCTGACTCTCTTGAAAGAACAACAGCTCTGGCCAAGCCTTTGTAGTGTCTGCCACTCCAAGGAGATTCGAAATCCTGTATTAGCATTGGGGATAATTGGAAGGCACACGGGGAAACAAAGGCGTTGAGCATCAATACGCAATATGTATGGACTGGATAATTATGGCTTCAATTAAGCAGACCTCGGTTGCCTGCCTCACACTCTCCTGCTTTAGTTCATTCACCAGGTCGATATTAGGTTAATGGACTGGCCCTCGGCTGTCTGATGTGATAACATAGGCCTTGTAGTTAAGAGGGATACAGGGGGAAACTGACAGCACTAACAGTACTACATCAACCGTTTTGTCTTTTATGTGGCTGGTTTAGAGACTAGTGACAGCATAGGGCTTTGTCCATCTGTGAAAACATGAACGCTGtagtatatatacagttgtaacGGCGTCGTTGAAAGTCTCTCGTGACAAAGCGTTTACTCATGGTCGCGCAAACTCAACCACCAGTTAGCAGCCCCTACTGTATGTAGGGCTTAGTGGGCTGTTTAAGGTGAACTAATTCGACTTTTGGTGTGCTTTCCTAGTACTTTACTGCAATACATTGAATCCTTTTGTTCAGAAAAGTTATCCAGAGACGATAAAACCCACGTTATTCAAAATAATCTGCCCATTTGTGCTCCAAGTACCAATTTACTTGACTTGCTGTCAAAGCTGATATTTGACTTCCAACTAAAACGCTGGATGAATATTGATATGGAGGTGAAACAAGGCTTTGACCTCTAAAAGTAGAGTGTCTGTGACTCTTATctgtgctcctcctgctcctagcACCAAGAAGCTAATCAATGACGCCATCATGAACAATGACTTCCTGAAGAAGCTGGATCCGCAGCACCTGAAGGAGATGGTGGACTGCATGTATGAGAGGATCTACACTGATGGCCAACTGGTCATCCAGGAGGGAGAACCAGGGAACTACCTCTATGTGCTGGCAGGTCATATCGACTTTATTATCTTCTTACACAGTATATCTTTGGCTGTTGGTCTATACTCAGGCTAGGTTTTGTCCCTTCAGATGGCCTGCTAAAGGTCACGCAGAATGGCAAATTGCTTGGAGAGATGCGTCCCAGGACTGCCTTTGGAGAGTTGGCTATATTGTACAACTGTAAGAGAACTGCTACAGTGAAAGGTGAGTTTAACTAGTAGAGTCTCTAGAATGAGAGGATTTCCCCTTTTAGATACAATACTTTTCCACACACATCGTAAACAAAGTGTTCATACTCAAGTGCAGCAAACCACTCATGTGACATACATGATTACCAATGTATGACAGAGCAGCATGGCGGGACTATTAAATCGTCATTAGATTGTGCAAAACCATATTTCACACAGGTGCTGTAGGAACCACACACCTTTTTCACATATTGAAAGTATGTTCATGCAATGTTCACGCAATTTTTTTCCAACTCATATAATGTTCTAAGAATACCCGGCCcagtgaatgtctgatgttgtgtGGTGTGTTGATCGGACTTGTGATTTCCAATGGCCAGCTGTATCCCAGGCTCATATCTGGGCTCTGGACCGGCAGACCTTCCAGAGTATTATGATGAAGTCTACACAGGCCACACAAGAAGAGTACTTCAGCTTCCTACGCAGGTACAGCTAGAGGATTGGTCCTCAACCGTGAAGCAGGCATTGATGTCTAAGGGAGATGTGCATGAACGTTTAGGAACATTAGGAACACAATAGAGATCCAGTATGGATGGTGTTACTGTAAGAAATAGATGGGTTGAATGGCGCTGAAGGTTGGGAATAATAACAGCTAATAACAAGAAGATAACTAATATAAAACATAAAGTGTCCATAAAacgtatataggttcagaacttttgtgaaataaAGAAATGATTGAGTTTCGAGGAAGGACAGgagaaaaaaaacgaacaaaatataaatgtaaaatagactgtgcctgtaaaatgtatatagtatgtataagtagaagcctaagtgttgttgttcattagtttactccaattaggagaGAAGTGGTAGGGTTAAAAagtaaaggaaaatatatattttttaaagatgcgtatatacagtggggcaaaaaagtatttagtcagccaccaatttgtgcaaatttatttgcaaattatggtggaaaataagtatttggtcaataacaaaagtttctcaatactttgttatataccctttgttggcaatgacagaggtcaaacgttttctgtaagtattcacaaggttttcacacactgttgctggtattttggcccattcctccatgtagatctcctctagagagagatgttgatgttttggggctgttgatgggcaacacggactttcaactccctccaaagattttccatggggttgagatctggagactggctaggccactccaggaccttgaaatgcttcttacgaagccactccttcgttgcccgggcggtgtgtttgggatcattgtcatgctgaaagacccagccatgtttcatcttcaatgcccttgctgatggaaggaggttttcactcaaaatctcacgatacatggcccattCATTCTtttctttacacggatcagtcgtcctggtccctttgcagaaaaacagccccaaagcatgatgtttccacccccatgcttcatagtaggtatggtgttctttgggtgcaactcagcattctttgtcctccaaacacgacgagttgagtttttaccgaaaagttatattttggtttcatctgaccacatgacattctcccaatcttcttctggatcatccaaatgctctctagcaaacttcagacgggtctggacatgtactggcttaagcagggggacacgtctggcatcTGGCAGCGTAGTgtcttactgatggtaggctttgttactttggtcccagctctctgcacagtcattcactaggtccccccgtgtggttctgggatttttgctcaccgttcttgtgatcattttgaccccacggggtgagatcgagggagattatcagtggtcttgtatgtcttccatttcctaataattgctcccacagttgatttcttcaaaccaagctgcttactgtcacgttctgacctttatttccttcgtcttgtcattatttagtatggtcagggtgtgagttggggtgggcagtctatgtttgtttttctatgattttggggatttctatgtttcggcaatagtatggttctcaatccgaggcaggtgtcattagttgtctctgattgagaatcatacgggtgattgtctatgttagttgcttgtgtcagcacagttcttatgATAGCTTCACagtcgttatttgtttattgtttttgtacagtTTACTTCGTGTTTTTTTGTCATCTATTAAATGATGCATttacaccacgctgcgctttggtccgcttcttacgacgataGTGacacttacctattgcagattcagtcttcccagcctggtgcaggtctacaattttgtttctggtgtcctttgacaactctttcgccttggccatagtggagtgtgactgtttgaggttgtggacaggtttctttttctaattttgtctgtcatagttgaagtgtacctatgatgaaaattacaggcctctctcatctttttaagtgggagaacttgcacaattggtggctgactaaatacttttttgccccactgtatatcaaatcaaatcaaattgatttatatagcccttcgtacatcagctgatatctcaaagtgctgtacagaaacccagcctaaaaccccaaacagcaagcaatgcaggtgtagaagcacctgtatgtatggatgtatttatatgtatatacataaatgcaaaaaatatatatgggggattggaagtgatgcagacaattacattaatGGAatttatctgcaatattaaagctgatctaccccttaaacattttttaaataaacattttacattaggaacaccttcattATATTGTGTTACAAtatatggaatggcatcaaaccatgtgtttgatgtatttgattccACCCcattattccgctccagccattaccacgagcccgtcctccccaattaaggtgccagcaACCTCCTGTGCTACTacaataccccgttcaaaggcacttaaatattttgtcttgcccattcaccctctgaatggcacacacacacaatccatgtctcaattgtctcaaggcttaaacatccttattTACGCTGCCTCCCCCCCCTTCgtctacaccgattgaagtggattcatcatgtgacatcagtaagggagctttcacctggtcattttatgtcatggaaagagcaggtgttcttaatgttttgtacactcagtgtctaCTATTAAGTTAGGTTATCTTTGAAGTAGTTGTGAATATGTTGCATTGCTAAATccacattcccccccccccccaatacctATCTCTGTGTCCTTATCTTTTACAGTGTATCTCTGCTGAGAGACCTGCCAGAAGAGAAGCTTTCTAAAATCGTTGACTGTCTGGAAATTGTGAGCCTTTTACTTTGTTTCTTAATCAGACTTTTTTTTATAACAGGTGATTTGGGAAGATTTGTTGATTATTTTGTCTCATGCCTAGGACTATTTTGATAAAGGAGAGTATATCATTCGGGAGGGCGAAGAAGGGAACACTTTCTTCATTATAGCTAAAGGAGAGGTATGACACAAGTGACACATGGTTCATGTTTGTAGTTGAAAAGACTCACTTTCGTATCTGGCGTTACAGAGAAGTTGAAGTGCTTTATCCGACCGTGATAGATCATGCTATCTTTGATTGCAGAAAACGTAGTCTGCCATTTTGGATCGAGGGCAAAAGAGATTGCCCTTAACATGCTGTGGTTTCTGGCCAGGTGTGTGTCACCCAGACCACAGAGGGATGTACTGAGCCGCGGGAGATAAAGACGCTGGGTGTGGGCGACTACTTTGGAGAAAAAGCCCTCATAAGGTAAGAGCTGTTACTGATCGCTTTGACCGACTCAAAATGTTAAATGGGCAAAAGCACTCTGGCCTGGTTTGTCTTGCACCAAGGCAAGTATCAAACACACTTGTAACACACCGTCGGTTCCCTCGTTCTCCCATGTTAATATGCGTTTGTCCACTTTCTATCAATTGTCATTGCTAGCCCCCTGATTGACAATCCACATATTTTACCAACGCGGTTTCAATCAAATCCTTTCACCATATTGTAGAGTAGTGGGCCTCGgaatgtctgtctgactgacaaaGGCATGCATTATCTGGCGGCTATTGCATGATTCTGTGGTGAATTTCCGTTGGATTCAATTGTGTGTAGCTCTGCTGAATAAGACTGTCTGTTTCTTTCCAGTGAGGATGTGCGTTCAGCAAACATCATCTCTACTGAGAATGACACACAGTGcttggtggtggacagagagtgagtgtgttcactgcgcgcacacacacacacacacacacacacacacacacacacacacacacacacacacacacacacacacacacacacacacacacacacacacacacacacacacacacacacacacacacacacacactgaaaggaaACAGCAGTCATGTGTTTATGCCACCTCTCTAGCAACTTCAACCAGATGGTGGGCACTTATGAGGAGCTGCAGGCGTATCTGAAGGAATATGTCGAAGAGCTCTCCCGATGTGACGTGAGGAGAAATGCACTGTAAGTAGTTCCACAAAATTACTGTTTCCACATAATTCAAATTGCAGTTACGTACATTGACAAATACCCAACCACCCCAGACATTGTAGGGCCCCACTGTGGGCAGAAACAGAGATTTAGGAGTTGAACCCAAATGatccccccttcctccctccttccctccttccctctttccacAGGCCCCATTCCCCCGTTATCGCCTCGTCCCCAGAGGCCCAGGAAGTGCATCGGCTCAGGGAGAGGATTGCTGTCCTCCCCACCCATGACCCCTTCCAGGACCTGGAGGTCATAGCCACACTGGGCATGGGTGGGTTCGGCCGAGTAGAGCTGGTGAGTGGCCTGATGTCTGGGTCACACCACAACATAAAGCACCGGCAAAAACAACAGCATAGGGCATAGGCCTACAGTTGCTATAAAAACGATGTAACATCATGTCAATAATTGTTATGTTTATATTGCAGGTGAAACTGAGAGATGAAGACACCACATTTGCTCTGAAGTGTATTAAAAAGAAGCACATTTTGGACACGAGACAACAGGAGCACATCTACTCTGAGAGGAATGTCCTTCAGCTGACCAAGTCACACTTCATAGTCAGGTCTGCGTCACGTGCTCACAATGCTCTCTGGTTGTCCTCACACAACACTGCCTATTGCAAAGTCCCCAAAGCAGTGTAAACATCCATAGCCTTTTATTCAGGCTTTTTTTTCAAGCTTTGACAACTGCAATGTTTTCTTAGAGTACTTCACATGATACATGTTTATATCAGTGTAAAGGAGTTCCAATATGAATGGAGCATGACTGCTATCATCTGGACCATATGACAATCAGGTTCAATCTAAAGAGCAAGGCCAACTACtgtgtcactgtaaggtctacagctgttgtactctgagcacgtgacaaataaacttttatttgaAGAGGGAGACAAGACATATTGATGTTTGCAAGGCCTCCCATGTGGAAaatcatatacagtggggtctgaaatgattgacaccattgataaagatgagcaataatgatGGTATAAAATAAATGATGAAAATACTTAGCTATCTTGTATGCTCAAATGGTAacttcccctgttattggtaagggtgagaggttagcatgtcttgcgGGTATGAAAtgttgagcatacaatatagctcagtattgaaatgatttatttcatacaGTCATCTTTAATCAAGGGTGTCAATTTCAGGCCCCACTGTAGATGTACTCTATTCCCAATCATCATTTGCTTTTTGAGGATCCTGTATTGTTTCATAAAAAACTATGTATGGTTATACAACATCATACAATCGCAGTGGGATGCAAAGTGGGACCTCGTGAGTCCGCtgaatgcataaacaaacagttaAGTGAAGGACAAATTCATTGTTCAGATCTATGAAACAGAGAAGAGAGTGTTTGTATTCACAATGGAAATGAATACAGCATGTATTGTATCCATCTAGTCAATGCGTAACGCATGTTTAGAGTGGTTTCTGACAAAAGTCAAACTTGAAATATAAATGAGGCAAATGCTGCCAAGACCAGTCTTACTTTCACATACTTTCGATGGATTTAAAATTCATTGAAACAAATATTGTAATCTAGTgtaactaggtttccatccaattggcgacagattttcatgccaatattctaaaatctgcattgaacaatatgcgcattttcacaccagagatgtgtttccatcaaacggACTTATtgcggataaaaggctgtgcCTGATGACATAGTGcgtataaaaatatattttgcgaTTTTAATTCCAATGTACCGAATAAAAAGTTACATTTTTCAACTCCACTGATGGTTTGTCACAAAAACCGTTATGTAATAttgcaaatgtgcctactctggtcttggcacgtgcacTATAGCCAACAActcacagatacagtgtgggTGGGGCAAACtatacatgatgagattataatggataatttttatttgtcaaacggcagccaaacatcgatcatcatgtcaccagaataagaccctcgaaatgtattggaaaggagcatcaagctcactTTCAGCACCCTGTGAAGTTCACATTAAtggatttaatctgtagcctaataaacggcATGCTTTCACGAGTagtagtgggaggacaacacaacgtacagtaccagtcacacctactcattcaagggtttttctttgttttttactattttcttcattgtagtaTAAtaatgaagatatcaaaactatgaaatagcacatggaatcataaccaaaaaagtgttcaaacaaatgttttatacttgaggttcttcaaagtagccaccctttgccttgatgacagctttgcacactctttggattctctcaaccagcttcatgaggaatgcttttccaacagtcttgaaggagttcccacatatgctgagcacttgttgcctgcttttccttcactctgctgtccaattcatccctaaccatctcaattgggttgaggtcaggtgattgtggaggcccgTGTCTTttgggtcattgtgctgttgaaaacaaatgatagtccaactaagcgcaaaccagatgggatggtgtatcgctgcagaatgctgtggtagccatgctggttaattgtgccttgaattctaaatcaatcacaaAGAGtgagcacccccacaccatcacaccacctcctccatgcttcacggtgggaaccatacatgaggagatcatccgttcacctgctcTGCATCTCGCAAAGACACTATGGTTGGAACtgaatctcaaatttggactcattaggTTTCATCAGGTTTATACCGGTCtgatatccattgctcgtgtttcttggcccaagtaagtctcttcttcttgatgtcctttagtagtcgtttctttgcagcaattcaaccatgaaggcctgattcacgcagtctcctctgaacagatgttgagatgtatctgttacttgaattctgtgttacatttatttgggctgcaatctgaggtgcagttaactcagatctgaggtgcagttaacgccTTTGTaggagaggtaactctgggtcttcctttcataagagccagtttcatcatagcgcttgatggtttttgcaactgcacttcaagaaactttcaatgttccACATTgcctgactttcatgtcttaaagtaatgacggactgtcatttctctttgcttatttgagctgttcttgccataatatggacttggtcttttaccaaatagggctatcttccgtATACCACCTCCGACCACCACAGCtggttggctcaaacgcattaaaaagtaaagaaattccacaaatgaacttttaacaaggcacacctgttcattgaaatgcattccaggtgattacctcatgaagctggttgagagaaggcaaagagtgtgcaaagctgtcatcaaggaaaagggtggctactttgaagaatttgtttaacacctttttggttactacatgattccatgtgtgttatttcatagctttgatgtcttcactatagtaaaaaaaatagtaaaaataaagaaaaacccttgaattagtaggtgtgcccaaacttttgtgTGGTACTATATCGTTGCTTGACTCCAAATTTACTTTGATGTGTTGGTTACTATATTTCCACATAAAGGCATTTCCAtcgccatttctcgcataatacaCTTTACTGACCAAAAAGATCCCTCCATGTCGAAGGAACAAATTGTCTGTCAGCATTTATAAAATCCCCCGTTTCCATCAGCTCAGTCATGACTTTTTTCATACATCAGGTAATTAATCCGCATGAAATGAATGGATGGAAACCTGGCTAGTTTTAGACAAAGTGATGTTTATTATTTCGCAAGTGATTTAGTTCCATTGCCATGACTCCCATGACTTGAGAGTGAAAGGTCTCATTTCACTGAATACCCTATAAGACAAGTCAGCCCTCAGATTGACACGGGAAAAGGGACTGTGGAAGTGGAGGGTGTTGACCATGAAACAAGAAGTGGTTCATGAGAGGAAAGTTAGAACTTGTCCTATTAAGAGTGAGAGGCCCCCCTCCACGTGTCCTATGGTCCAGTATGAGTTGATAAGGAGTCCCTTTGGAGAATGTCGTTGTCCTTGGTCTCACCGCTGAGTGTAGACTGAGGTTTGATTTATCCGCCCTGTGACATTCAAGGACAAAAGGTCTGGGCAAACACTGATTCCAGCTGCCACTCAAAGAGGAAAGTTCAGTTTGAATGCCATATCCATCTTCAcacatctccctcttctctctctttttcaaaatgctcctttctctcactctgcttTCCTAGTAACTGTTCTTTGGGGCTCAATTGACAAACAGATCCAAGGCAAACAAAAAGCAGCTTTACACCTGAAAGTACCTCACCCAAAGAAACATACTGCGGAGCAGAAGACCTCTGTCAAGCAGTCATGTCTTTAAGAACCCCAGAACAGTAACATTGTTCAGATGGTCCTAAGTCCTCTAAATGTCACTTTGTGTTCCAGGTTGTTTCGGACATTCCGAGATGACAAGTATGTGTACTTGCTACTGGAGGCCTGCCTGGGTGGTGAACTGTGGAGTGTACTACGGGACATGTGAGTGTAGGTTGTCTTACATCTGCTAAAACACCTCAAAAGCCTGTAATCAatagagctcgccagcttgtagtcctaaagaCAACACGTTTTGTTTCGTAAGGCCGTTCCTATGGGCAAAATGAATTGGGAAAGAAGCCTTTGTGTGCgttgtgtttttttaaatgacataaatgcttcaaaattcatAAAAAGTTATGTTAGTTGATtaagattatctcatagaacaaaatgtataagatGTCTGAAGCCTGTCTTTatcacagaccttattttcaacGTTTATTCCAAAACCCTACAGAAACTCCATTcatttccccataggctttgtccaaTGAACCGTAGTGGAGTTTGTGCCTAAACAAATATGCCATTACTATTGCTCTTATGATGCCAATCAAAAGTAATCAGTACAAAATCATAGTATGTGTCTTAATGTTGGCCTTGACTGTGAAACAGGAGTTTCTTTGAGGAGCGGACAGCCCGCTTCTGCATTGCCTGTGTCCTGGAAGCCTTTGACTACCTCCACGCCAGAGGAATCATTTACAGAGACCTGAAACCTGAGA encodes the following:
- the LOC109899093 gene encoding cGMP-dependent protein kinase 2-like, encoding MVASQQLAMGNGSIKAPRPEDRCLASSLKVEPQGSPVWDTEPLRLRIAHLEEELAQRDQEFKAQELQLQSLQRELEAKVSQIEKLQDAIGYNSLGRSAPAPNYPSHRMLSVINQGPTRFHRVAVEVHCRLKAKEGVSAEPTSGHFCGGFRAQHVSTERACVRKDSSTKKLINDAIMNNDFLKKLDPQHLKEMVDCMYERIYTDGQLVIQEGEPGNYLYVLADGLLKVTQNGKLLGEMRPRTAFGELAILYNCKRTATVKAVSQAHIWALDRQTFQSIMMKSTQATQEEYFSFLRSVSLLRDLPEEKLSKIVDCLEIDYFDKGEYIIREGEEGNTFFIIAKGEVCVTQTTEGCTEPREIKTLGVGDYFGEKALISEDVRSANIISTENDTQCLVVDRDNFNQMVGTYEELQAYLKEYVEELSRCDVRRNALPHSPVIASSPEAQEVHRLRERIAVLPTHDPFQDLEVIATLGMGGFGRVELVKLRDEDTTFALKCIKKKHILDTRQQEHIYSERNVLQLTKSHFIVRLFRTFRDDKYVYLLLEACLGGELWSVLRDMSFFEERTARFCIACVLEAFDYLHARGIIYRDLKPENLLLDAEGYVKMADFGFAKRIGLGKKTWTFCGTPEYVAPEVIMNKGHDFGADCWSLGILIFELLTGSPPFSGTDPIKIYTMVLHGIEKVEFPKRISKRPDDLIRRLCKLNPVDRLGNKKNGILDIKKHKWFQGFNGEGLRCQKLISPLKRELKGPMDHSHFDIFPPELEEPPDELSGWDKDF